A region from the Vicia villosa cultivar HV-30 ecotype Madison, WI linkage group LG3, Vvil1.0, whole genome shotgun sequence genome encodes:
- the LOC131655321 gene encoding heat stress transcription factor B-4-like, translating into MALLLDNCEGILLSLDSHKSVPAPFLTKTYQLVDDPSTDHIVSWGEDDSTFVVWRPPEFARDLLPNYFKHNNFSSFVRQLNTYGFRKIVPDRWEFANEYFKKGEKHLLCEIHRRKTTQPQQTGIMSHHHHQHHHQHNIPPSFFPFSNTRVSISPPNDYSDDQLNNWSCDSPPLTSPSFINGGQTTTTTTSTNYNTSVTALSEDNERLRRSNNMLMSELAHMKKLYNDIIYFVQNHVKPVAPSNSYSSSYLLPQASSNPSNLNPINGGGNVSMMQRPMNQLLGYYSNNTNNNSTNPKHVTQLQHQNQSHHHGANVNVNSPTTTSRSSITMVEGHNSNSYNCSKTKLFGVSLQSKKRVHPECGSNNPTNLETNKTRLVLDQKDDFDFDLGLNLMPPSTC; encoded by the exons ATGGCTCTTCTACTAGACAACTGTGAAGGCATTTTACTCTCTCTAGACTCACACAAATCAGTCCCAGCACCATTCCTCACCAAAACATACCAACTCGTCGACGATCCATCCACAGATCACATAGTTTCTTGGGGAGAAGACGACTCCACCTTCGTCGTTTGGCGTCCACCGGAATTCGCCAGAGACCTCCTCCCAAATTACTTCAAACACAACAACTTCTCCAGCTTCGTCCGCCAACTCAACACTTAT ggttttagaaaGATTGTACCTGATAGATGGGAGTTTGCTAATGAGTATTTCAAGAAAGGAGAGAAGCATTTGCTATGTGAGATTCATAGAAGAAAAACAACGCAGCCGCAACAAACCGGAATCATGAGTCACCACCACCATCAGCACCACCACCAGCACAACATTCCTCCGAGCTTTTTCCCGTTTTCGAACACTAGAGTAAGCATTTCTCCACCTAATGACTACTCCGATGACCAACTCAACAACTGGTCTTGTGATTCTCCGCCATTAACTTCACCGTCATTCATCAACGGAGGACAAACAACGACCACCACAACGTCGACAAACTACAACACTTCTGTTACTGCTCTTTCCGAAGACAATGAAAGACTAAGAAGAAGTAACAACATGTTAATGTCGGAGTTAGCTCACATGAAGAAGCTTTACAATGATATAATCTACTTTGTTCAGAATCATGTTAAGCCTGTTGCTCCGAGTAACTCTTACTCTTCTTCTTATTTACTACCACAAGCTTCTTCAAATCCTTCAAATCTTAATCCTATCAATGGTGGTGGTAATGTTTCAATGATGCAAAGACCAATGAACCAGCTTTTGGGGTATTACAGTAATAACACCAACAATAACTCTACCAACCCTAAACATGTGACTCAGCTTCAACATCAAAATCAATCTCATCATCATGGTGCAAATGTGAATGTGAACTCTCCAACAACCACATCAAGAAGCTCTATAACAATGGTGGAAGGACACAACAGTAATAGCTATAACTGCAGCAAGACAAAGCTTTTTGGAGTATCACTACAGTCCAAGAAAAGAGTGCACCCTGAATGTGGATCTAATAATCCAACTAATTTGGAAACCAACAAGACTCGTTTGGTTTTGGATCAGAAagatgattttgattttgatttgggtTTGAATCTCATGCCTCCTTCCACTTGTTAA